From a region of the Paralichthys olivaceus isolate ysfri-2021 chromosome 4, ASM2471397v2, whole genome shotgun sequence genome:
- the ak6 gene encoding adenylate kinase isoenzyme 6 → MKMRKRPNVLLTGTPGVGKTTLGKELAQRTELTYVNIGDLAQEGQLYDGYDEEYKCPILDEDRVVDELDEKMVDGGVIVDYHGCDLFPERWFHIVFVLRTDNTQLYTRLEGRGYTGKKLQDNVQCEIFQTIYEEAIEAYSEDIVHQLPSNTPEDLERNLEQIVQWTEQWMKDHN, encoded by the exons ATGAAGATGAGGAAGCGTCCGAACGTTCTGTTAACAG GAACCCCTGGTGTTGGAAAGACCACTTTAGGAAAGGAACTAGCCCAGCGAACAGAGCTGACTTATGTCAATATCGGAGACCTTGCTCAGGAAG GACAACTTTATGATGGTTATGACGAAGAGTATAAGTGCCCAATTTTAGATGAGGACCGG GTGGTGGATGAACTGGATGAAAAGATGGTAGATGGTGGTGTGATTGTTGACTATCATGGCTGTGACCTGTTTCCTGAACGCTGGTTTCATATTGTCTTTGTCCTGCGCACAGACAACACTCAGCTGTACACTCGGTTGGAGGGCAG GGGTTACACAGGGAAGAAGCTGCAGGACAACGTGCAGTGTGAGATCTTCCAGACCATCTATGAGGAAGCCATTGAAGCTTACAGTGAGGATATTGTCCACCAACTGCCCAGCAACACTCCTGAAGACCTGGAGCGCAACCTGGAGCAGATAGTGCAGTGGACTGAGCAGTGGATGAAGGACCATAACTAG